Proteins from one Thermosipho atlanticus DSM 15807 genomic window:
- a CDS encoding MalY/PatB family protein, whose amino-acid sequence MFNFDSIINRRGTNSYKWDYGLNKNNKDILPLWVADMDFEAPIEVIEAIKSRASHGIYGYTFRPDSYYNAIISWFKDYHDTEIKKEWIVPIPGVVPGIAFAIQAFTNPGDKIIIQPPVYRPFYEVINELGRSINPNPLINKNGYYEMDFENLERIIDKRTRMLILCSPHNPVGRVWKKEELERLEEICSKKGILVVSDEIHADIIYKPNKHYVLTSLSEKFHNNIIVLTAPSKTFNIAGLQIGNAFIPNKDLRSKFKSIVHSQHLSMSNIFGIVAAEAAYKYGKNWLINLLNYLKNNAEYVKKNLESNSEVKTQIPEGTFLMWLDFRKYNFDIHNTLLQNGLWLNEGKEFGKEGIGFERMNIATSITIIKKALEIILKVTK is encoded by the coding sequence ATGTTTAATTTTGATAGTATCATAAATAGAAGGGGAACAAATTCATATAAATGGGATTATGGCCTAAATAAAAATAACAAAGATATACTTCCTTTATGGGTAGCAGACATGGACTTTGAAGCACCTATAGAAGTCATCGAAGCAATTAAAAGTAGAGCATCACATGGAATATATGGTTATACTTTTCGCCCAGACTCGTATTATAATGCCATAATTTCTTGGTTTAAAGATTACCATGACACAGAAATAAAAAAAGAGTGGATAGTTCCAATCCCGGGTGTTGTACCCGGCATTGCATTTGCTATTCAAGCTTTCACAAACCCTGGTGATAAAATCATTATTCAACCTCCAGTATACAGACCATTTTATGAAGTTATAAACGAACTTGGTAGAAGTATTAATCCTAACCCTTTAATTAACAAAAATGGATATTATGAAATGGATTTTGAAAACCTTGAAAGAATAATTGATAAGAGGACAAGAATGTTGATTTTATGTAGCCCACACAATCCTGTTGGAAGAGTTTGGAAAAAGGAGGAACTTGAAAGACTTGAAGAAATATGTTCTAAAAAAGGCATTCTAGTAGTTTCCGATGAAATACACGCTGACATAATTTACAAACCAAATAAACATTATGTCTTAACTTCTCTCTCCGAAAAATTCCATAATAATATAATTGTACTTACTGCACCAAGTAAAACATTCAACATCGCAGGACTTCAAATAGGAAACGCATTTATTCCCAATAAAGATTTAAGAAGTAAATTTAAGTCTATAGTTCACTCGCAACACTTAAGCATGTCAAATATTTTTGGTATTGTTGCTGCTGAAGCAGCATATAAATATGGGAAAAATTGGCTTATCAACTTGCTGAATTACCTAAAAAACAATGCAGAATATGTGAAAAAAAACTTGGAAAGTAACTCTGAAGTGAAAACACAAATACCAGAAGGTACATTCCTTATGTGGCTTGATTTTAGAAAATACAACTTTGATATACACAATACTCTTCTTCAAAATGGTCTATGGTTAAACGAAGGAAAAGAATTTGGAAAAGAAGGAATAGGTTTTGAAAGAATGAACATAGCAACATCAATAACAATAATTAAAAAAGCACTAGAAATTATATTAAAAGTAACAAAATGA
- the queD gene encoding 6-carboxytetrahydropterin synthase QueD has translation MFYVSKEFTFDAAHNLVKYHGKCENLHGHTYKLVVTVAGEKNEEGMVIDFLELKKIVQENVLNILDHAYINKIIKQPSAENIAEWIWEKLSKKLSSDRFFLYEIKLYETPTSYVTLRKDDKHV, from the coding sequence ATGTTTTATGTATCCAAAGAATTTACATTTGATGCTGCACATAACTTAGTAAAGTATCATGGTAAATGTGAGAATTTACATGGACATACTTATAAACTTGTAGTTACAGTGGCCGGCGAAAAAAACGAAGAGGGAATGGTAATAGATTTCCTCGAATTAAAAAAAATAGTTCAGGAAAATGTTTTAAATATTCTTGATCACGCATATATTAATAAAATTATTAAACAACCAAGCGCTGAAAACATAGCAGAGTGGATTTGGGAAAAACTTTCTAAAAAATTGTCTTCCGATAGATTTTTTTTGTACGAAATTAAACTTTATGAAACTCCAACTTCTTATGTGACCTTGAGAAAGGATGATAAGCATGTTTAA
- a CDS encoding response regulator, translating to MPNFLVVDDERNVRFLIERFLSDETTKIDTYVSAEEALEAFRKNPGKYDLIITDVKLPGKSGLEMIKEIRKEAVDIPILIISAYVKPEILTELFKFENVDYLSKPFTREELIAKVKSLLEKPKETFDRLLREANENIKKGDLNRAEKSIRQMFKYAPSSPIPHYLMFELLKRRGNEELAQKHLNAAKALDPNKEKVDESEKQ from the coding sequence ATGCCAAATTTTTTAGTTGTTGATGATGAAAGAAATGTAAGATTTTTAATTGAGAGATTTTTGAGCGATGAAACAACTAAAATAGATACTTATGTTAGTGCTGAAGAAGCTTTAGAAGCTTTTCGTAAGAATCCAGGAAAGTATGATCTAATTATTACAGATGTTAAACTTCCAGGAAAATCTGGTCTTGAAATGATTAAGGAGATCAGAAAAGAAGCAGTTGATATCCCTATTCTGATTATATCTGCATATGTAAAGCCTGAAATTTTAACAGAGCTTTTTAAATTTGAGAATGTTGATTATTTATCTAAACCATTTACAAGAGAGGAGTTAATTGCTAAAGTGAAGAGCTTGCTTGAAAAACCAAAAGAGACTTTTGATAGATTATTGAGAGAAGCAAATGAAAATATTAAGAAGGGGGATTTGAACAGAGCAGAGAAATCAATACGGCAGATGTTTAAATATGCCCCTTCTTCACCTATTCCACATTATTTAATGTTTGAACTCTTAAAAAGACGTGGAAACGAAGAGCTTGCACAAAAACATTTGAATGCCGCGAAAGCTTTAGATCCAAATAAGGAGAAGGTGGATGAAAGTGAAAAACAGTAA
- a CDS encoding TrkH family potassium uptake protein: MPTKVEQYKIITFNVGSVLIFYTFIILIPLVFTFFYPFEWIHMYAFLIPAVISLILGLILKKVSGINSSHTVTVREGAVIVLFTWTLVVVIGAIPFIMIEHLNFSQAVFEATSGFTTTGLTMFSNVKDVSKLILVWRSLMQFIGGAGFALIMMGSVIGPRGFGLYHAEGRVDNIAPNIKRSARIISLIYVIYAVIGVIVLDIAGMPLFDAFNHSLTALATGGFSVKNGSIGEYNSVSVEIVTMILMFLGGTGFGVHYALWRGNFKALFKNGEPWLMLSTIFITTLIITFNGVGKIFTNFSEGFRQAIFQTTSALTGTGFSTVDLSSPVWINFGVAMFILTSLMLAGGGMDSTAGGLKQYRIWVTIRVIIHSIKEFLLPSRSVTKISVWKGQTRKFISNEDLKEILLVFSMYFSTFFVGSIILSCYGYNLTEAMFEFSSAMNGVGLSVGITSSTMPLGAMWTLTIAMFTGRLEFLVVIYALSKLFIDMYDNVKKISYKKSIVKK; the protein is encoded by the coding sequence ATGCCAACAAAAGTTGAACAATACAAGATTATAACTTTTAATGTCGGAAGTGTTTTGATATTTTACACTTTCATAATTTTAATTCCTCTGGTTTTTACCTTTTTCTATCCTTTTGAATGGATACATATGTATGCATTCTTGATACCTGCCGTAATTTCTTTAATTTTAGGTTTAATTTTAAAGAAGGTTTCAGGAATAAACTCTTCTCATACAGTCACTGTAAGAGAAGGGGCAGTTATTGTGTTGTTTACTTGGACTTTGGTGGTTGTAATTGGAGCTATTCCTTTTATAATGATAGAGCACTTAAATTTTTCACAAGCAGTATTTGAAGCAACAAGTGGATTTACAACAACAGGGTTGACAATGTTTTCAAATGTAAAAGATGTTTCAAAATTAATACTTGTATGGAGAAGTTTAATGCAATTTATTGGTGGTGCAGGTTTTGCTCTTATAATGATGGGTTCGGTTATAGGTCCCAGAGGTTTTGGATTATATCATGCTGAAGGAAGAGTTGATAATATAGCTCCGAATATTAAAAGGTCTGCTCGGATTATTTCTTTGATTTATGTCATATATGCTGTGATTGGAGTAATAGTTTTAGATATTGCTGGAATGCCTCTCTTTGATGCATTTAATCATTCATTAACTGCATTAGCAACGGGAGGATTTTCCGTAAAAAATGGAAGTATAGGTGAGTATAATAGTGTTTCTGTTGAAATTGTTACGATGATATTAATGTTTTTAGGTGGAACGGGTTTTGGTGTTCACTATGCTTTGTGGCGTGGGAATTTTAAAGCTTTATTTAAAAATGGCGAACCTTGGCTTATGCTTTCTACGATTTTTATAACTACACTTATTATTACTTTCAATGGCGTGGGAAAGATATTCACAAATTTTTCTGAAGGTTTTAGGCAAGCAATTTTTCAAACTACTTCTGCATTGACTGGAACGGGTTTTTCAACAGTTGATCTTTCAAGTCCAGTGTGGATAAATTTTGGGGTTGCTATGTTTATTTTGACTTCTTTAATGCTAGCAGGAGGTGGAATGGATTCTACAGCTGGAGGTTTGAAACAATATCGTATCTGGGTAACAATAAGGGTTATAATACATTCTATAAAAGAATTTCTATTACCCTCAAGAAGTGTTACTAAAATTTCTGTGTGGAAGGGACAAACTAGAAAATTTATTTCCAATGAAGATTTAAAAGAAATTTTATTAGTGTTTTCTATGTACTTTTCCACTTTTTTTGTTGGAAGCATTATTCTTTCTTGTTATGGATATAACCTTACTGAAGCTATGTTTGAATTTTCGTCTGCAATGAATGGAGTAGGTTTATCAGTGGGGATAACATCATCAACCATGCCTCTTGGTGCTATGTGGACTTTAACAATAGCTATGTTTACGGGAAGATTGGAATTTCTCGTCGTAATTTATGCTTTATCTAAACTTTTTATAGACATGTATGATAATGTAAAAAAAATAAGTTATAAAAAAAGTATTGTAAAGAAGTAG
- a CDS encoding potassium channel family protein, whose amino-acid sequence MKVKNSNSRRNLYLVVIGCGKVGANVASIASSQGHNVVVVDKNEKSFENLSVDFTGFTISGDATEKDVLLEAKVDKADYVFVLTEDDNTNFLISMACRYYFAAQNVIARVYEPDNIKLFEEYNVKVVSPTVLAINELSNIVAGDIK is encoded by the coding sequence ATGAAAGTGAAAAACAGTAATAGCAGAAGAAATTTATATTTAGTTGTGATTGGTTGTGGAAAAGTGGGAGCTAATGTAGCAAGCATTGCATCATCGCAAGGTCATAATGTTGTTGTGGTTGATAAAAATGAAAAATCATTTGAAAATCTTTCCGTAGATTTTACTGGATTTACAATTTCAGGAGATGCTACGGAAAAAGATGTTCTTTTAGAGGCTAAAGTAGATAAAGCAGACTATGTTTTTGTTCTAACTGAAGATGACAACACTAATTTTTTGATTTCTATGGCTTGTAGATATTATTTTGCAGCACAGAATGTTATTGCCAGAGTATACGAACCTGATAATATAAAATTATTTGAAGAGTACAATGTAAAGGTTGTTTCTCCTACAGTTCTTGCAATAAATGAATTATCTAATATTGTGGCTGGTGATATTAAATGA
- a CDS encoding potassium channel family protein: MKVVIIGGERIAYFLAKSFTSKGYRIYLVNKDAKLCEDFARDLKAIVIHGDASKRSVLEQLDIEEDDIVVVLTNKDKENLIITQLSKKIFGVKNIVTLVNNPDNIELFNKLGITAVVSTTTMLQRALENLLFGKELEEFLSLEEGKLAFLKIEIPENAQVVGKKLKDIGLPHDCVVGGILRKGEVIIPHGDSILEVGDRLFIIAVPTVQTEIANLLTGE; this comes from the coding sequence ATGAAAGTGGTCATAATTGGTGGAGAAAGAATAGCATACTTTTTAGCAAAGTCTTTTACTAGTAAGGGGTATAGAATTTATCTTGTAAACAAAGATGCTAAATTATGCGAAGACTTTGCAAGAGATTTAAAGGCTATTGTTATACATGGAGATGCTAGTAAAAGGTCAGTATTAGAGCAATTAGACATAGAAGAGGATGACATCGTTGTTGTGTTAACAAATAAAGATAAAGAAAATTTGATTATTACTCAGCTTTCCAAAAAAATATTTGGTGTAAAAAATATTGTTACTTTGGTTAACAATCCCGATAATATAGAACTTTTTAATAAATTGGGTATTACTGCTGTAGTAAGTACTACTACGATGTTACAAAGAGCATTAGAAAACTTGTTATTTGGCAAGGAACTTGAAGAGTTTCTCTCACTTGAAGAGGGGAAATTAGCATTTTTAAAGATTGAAATACCAGAAAATGCACAAGTGGTTGGTAAAAAATTGAAGGATATTGGGTTGCCACATGATTGTGTCGTAGGTGGAATTTTAAGAAAAGGTGAGGTAATAATTCCTCACGGTGATTCAATACTAGAAGTGGGAGATAGATTATTTATTATAGCGGTTCCTACTGTTCAAACGGAAATTGCAAATTTACTAACGGGTGAGTAA
- the tpiA gene encoding triose-phosphate isomerase: MILAGNWKMNKTPVEASQFAGLLLNGFAGVTEYDIIVAPPFVSIPGVAEVLRDSNIKIAAQNMYYEDTGAFTGEISWKMLKEIGVEYVILGHSERRNIFNETDELINKKVLKALEVELTPILCVGEKLEEREDGLTFTVIETQLRKCLKGVNEIEKVIVAYEPVWAIGTGKVATPRQAQEVHKFIRNLLAEMYSKEEAEKVRILYGGSIKPENFFGLIVQPDIDGGLVGGASLKESFIELGKIISIVI; this comes from the coding sequence TTGATACTTGCTGGAAATTGGAAGATGAATAAAACACCAGTTGAAGCTTCACAGTTTGCTGGTCTTTTATTAAATGGATTTGCCGGTGTGACAGAGTATGATATTATAGTAGCACCACCTTTTGTTTCTATTCCGGGAGTTGCTGAAGTTTTAAGGGATTCTAATATAAAAATTGCTGCTCAAAACATGTATTATGAAGATACAGGAGCGTTTACCGGAGAAATTTCTTGGAAGATGTTGAAAGAAATAGGAGTTGAATATGTAATTTTAGGTCATAGTGAGAGAAGAAATATTTTTAATGAAACTGATGAGTTAATAAATAAGAAAGTTTTAAAAGCTTTAGAGGTCGAACTGACTCCAATTTTGTGTGTGGGCGAAAAGTTAGAAGAAAGGGAAGATGGATTAACATTTACAGTAATTGAAACTCAACTAAGAAAATGTTTAAAAGGAGTAAATGAAATAGAAAAAGTTATTGTAGCATATGAACCAGTGTGGGCAATAGGGACTGGAAAGGTTGCTACTCCTAGACAAGCTCAGGAAGTCCATAAATTTATAAGAAATCTTTTAGCGGAAATGTATTCAAAAGAGGAAGCAGAAAAAGTAAGGATACTCTACGGAGGAAGTATAAAACCTGAAAATTTCTTTGGCTTGATAGTTCAACCAGATATTGATGGAGGACTAGTTGGAGGTGCTAGTTTAAAAGAAAGTTTTATAGAACTTGGAAAGATTATTTCAATAGTGATATAA